A genomic window from Mesorhizobium sp. 131-2-1 includes:
- a CDS encoding glutathione S-transferase family protein, with the protein MYRLYTRPGSGGFVVEAALALTGAPFDQIDVPKKDPPDQAFLDISPLNQVPVLTLPDGQSMTESAAICILLAERHPEAGLAPAAGSAARADFLRWMAFMSSVLYPAVLRFFYARRYTADAEGVKAVKEAAITEMDRGFTVLDKALAGRDWLVGDTLSIADIYLVMLVAWHPDVERARTAWPNVERLWGKLRDDALMRKLNASHEMWPEN; encoded by the coding sequence ATGTACAGACTTTACACGCGCCCCGGCAGCGGCGGCTTCGTCGTCGAGGCGGCGCTGGCATTGACCGGCGCGCCATTCGACCAGATCGACGTGCCGAAGAAGGACCCGCCCGACCAGGCCTTTCTCGACATCAGCCCGTTGAACCAGGTGCCGGTCCTGACCTTGCCGGACGGCCAATCGATGACCGAATCGGCGGCGATCTGCATCCTGCTGGCCGAGCGCCATCCGGAGGCCGGGCTGGCGCCGGCGGCGGGCTCGGCCGCGCGCGCCGACTTCCTGCGCTGGATGGCCTTCATGTCGTCGGTCCTCTACCCGGCGGTGCTGCGCTTCTTTTATGCTCGTCGCTACACTGCCGACGCGGAAGGCGTGAAGGCCGTAAAAGAGGCGGCAATCACGGAGATGGATCGCGGCTTTACCGTACTCGACAAGGCCCTTGCCGGACGGGATTGGCTGGTCGGCGACACGCTCTCAATCGCCGACATCTATCTAGTCATGCTGGTAGCCTGGCATCCCGACGTCGAACGGGCTCGCACGGCCTGGCCGAATGTTGAGCGCCTGTGGGGCAAGCTGCGCGACGATGCGCTGATGCGGAAACTCAATGCATCGCACGAGATGTGGCCGGAA
- a CDS encoding LysE family translocator, producing the protein MTLTGFIAYSAALGIAAAIPGPGVTALVARALGSGFRSSLAMSFGLILGDLTYLTAVVLGLAFVAQTFGMVFLAIKWAGVAYLAFLGWRFWTSGITPETVEARKGKGGLFASFLAGLTVTLGNPKTMIFYLAITPTIVDLKTITLADYSILVALTVIVLLVVLVPYLALAAKARWFLKSPRALKALNRTAAGFMAGAAAAIAARQ; encoded by the coding sequence ATGACCCTCACCGGATTCATCGCCTACAGCGCCGCCCTCGGCATCGCCGCCGCCATTCCGGGCCCTGGCGTCACCGCGCTTGTGGCGCGGGCGCTCGGTTCCGGCTTCCGCTCGTCGCTGGCCATGTCGTTCGGCCTGATCCTCGGCGACCTCACCTATCTCACCGCCGTGGTGCTCGGCCTTGCCTTCGTCGCGCAGACCTTCGGCATGGTCTTCCTGGCGATCAAATGGGCGGGCGTCGCCTACCTCGCTTTCCTCGGCTGGCGCTTCTGGACCAGCGGCATCACGCCGGAGACAGTCGAGGCGAGGAAGGGCAAGGGCGGGTTGTTCGCATCCTTCCTGGCCGGCCTGACCGTCACGCTCGGCAATCCGAAGACGATGATCTTCTACCTTGCCATCACGCCGACCATCGTCGACCTGAAGACGATCACGCTGGCCGACTACAGCATCCTCGTCGCGCTCACCGTCATTGTGCTGCTGGTGGTGCTGGTGCCCTATCTGGCGCTGGCGGCCAAGGCGCGCTGGTTCCTGAAGTCGCCGCGGGCGCTCAAGGCGCTGAACCGCACCGCCGCGGGCTTCATGGCGGGTGCGGCGGCGGCGATCGCCGCCCGCCAGTAG
- the cysK gene encoding cysteine synthase A has translation MNKPVTSARVPGRGRVFNSITETIGDTPLVRLDKFAKEKGVVANLLAKLEFFNPIASVKDRIGVAMIEALEASGRIAPGRTTLIEPTSGNTGIALAFAAAAKGYKLILTMPETMSVERRKMLALLGAELVLTEGPKGMKGAIAKADELAATLPDAIIPQQFENPANPEIHRRTTAEEIWNDTQGEVDIFVAGIGTGGTITGVGQVLKKRKPSVHVVAVEPEASPVLSGGQPGPHKIQGIGAGFAPKILDTSIYDEIVRVSNEDSVANARLVARLEGVPVGISSGAALQAAIVVGSRPENRGKTLVVVIPSFAERYLSTILFDGLGA, from the coding sequence ATGAACAAGCCCGTCACCTCCGCGCGCGTGCCCGGCCGCGGCCGCGTCTTCAATTCGATCACCGAGACGATCGGCGACACGCCCCTGGTGCGGCTCGACAAGTTCGCCAAGGAGAAGGGCGTCGTCGCCAACCTCCTGGCCAAGCTCGAATTCTTCAACCCGATCGCTTCGGTCAAGGACCGTATCGGCGTCGCCATGATCGAGGCGCTGGAAGCCTCGGGCCGCATCGCCCCCGGCAGGACCACGCTGATCGAGCCGACCTCCGGCAACACCGGCATCGCGCTTGCCTTCGCCGCCGCCGCCAAGGGCTACAAGCTGATCCTGACCATGCCGGAGACCATGTCGGTCGAGCGGCGCAAGATGCTGGCGCTGCTCGGCGCCGAGCTGGTGCTGACCGAAGGTCCCAAGGGCATGAAGGGCGCCATTGCCAAGGCCGACGAACTCGCCGCCACCTTGCCAGACGCCATCATCCCGCAGCAGTTCGAGAACCCGGCCAATCCGGAGATCCACCGCCGCACCACGGCCGAGGAGATCTGGAACGACACCCAGGGCGAGGTCGACATCTTCGTCGCCGGCATCGGCACCGGCGGCACCATCACCGGCGTCGGCCAGGTGCTGAAGAAGCGCAAGCCCTCGGTCCATGTCGTGGCCGTCGAGCCGGAAGCCTCGCCGGTGCTGTCCGGCGGCCAGCCCGGCCCGCACAAGATCCAGGGCATCGGCGCCGGCTTCGCGCCGAAAATCCTCGACACCTCGATCTATGACGAGATCGTCAGGGTCTCCAATGAGGATTCGGTCGCCAATGCGCGTCTCGTCGCTCGTCTCGAAGGCGTGCCGGTCGGCATCTCGTCGGGCGCAGCACTCCAGGCGGCGATCGTCGTCGGCTCGCGGCCGGAGAACAGGGGCAAGACGCTGGTCGTCGTCATCCCGTCCTTCGCCGAGCGCTATCTGTCGACCATCCTTTTCGACGGGCTGGGGGCGTAA